A window from Dehalococcoidia bacterium encodes these proteins:
- a CDS encoding PD-(D/E)XK nuclease family protein, which produces MNRAGLDLRRGSLPGDGAALFAEVAGRWEAAARQAARPRFRPVGVAEAARAAEGLARPAGPDLRLEYPVAGPGPAGTLIAGYADLVAVTGDRVDVLDFKTDPPPPGPVEAAYPEYVRQVRLYAELLAAAGLPSGRRLRCGLLFTGGSSGRSRQRDHVGGRFPIGARALRAPRTPGDFTAQG; this is translated from the coding sequence GTGAACCGCGCTGGCCTCGACCTCCGGCGGGGCTCATTACCCGGCGACGGCGCCGCGCTCTTCGCCGAGGTCGCCGGGCGGTGGGAGGCGGCCGCGCGCCAGGCCGCGCGGCCGAGGTTCCGGCCCGTCGGCGTCGCCGAGGCCGCGCGCGCCGCCGAGGGCCTCGCCCGGCCTGCTGGCCCCGACCTCCGCCTCGAGTACCCCGTCGCCGGCCCCGGCCCCGCCGGGACGCTCATCGCGGGCTACGCCGACCTCGTGGCCGTCACCGGCGACCGCGTGGACGTGCTCGACTTCAAGACCGACCCGCCGCCCCCCGGCCCCGTCGAGGCCGCCTACCCGGAGTACGTCCGCCAGGTCCGGCTCTACGCCGAGCTCCTCGCGGCCGCCGGCCTCCCCTCCGGCCGCCGGCTCCGCTGCGGCCTGCTGTTCACGGGAGGATCGAGTGGGCGGAGCCGTCAGCGGGATCATGTCGGCGGCCGGTTCCCGATAGGAGCCCGAGCCCTGCGCGCTCCTCGGACGCCAGGCGATTTCACTGCTCAAGGATAG